AACTCTCAGGTTGCAAATTGTTGCACGAGTTCAAATTCAAGTCCTTGAGCTCTGGGCAGTTTAGGAACAAAGCCTGCATCAAAAGATCAAAACTATTAGAAAACAGGTTTTAAAGAGAGCTTTTTTCGAGAGCATTGATGAGGAATCTCACGTCCAAACTGGAGCATCCCCACAAACTGAGTTTCTTCATCCGTTTATGTTTAATAAACATCTTCTGATTGTAGCCTGATGTCTTTTGTGGAGTCAACGGATTATCTGAATTGGGATCAGATACAGTCATGCCACAGTCCATCAGCTCAAGAAGAGGTAGTTGAGCAGTAGCAAACTGAATGCCGCCTGCAAGAATATTAATTGTAGAATGAAATGAGAAATTAGAGAATAAACACATGAACTAAGATATATATTGCAAACCAAAGATCAAGAATTTACTTGATGTAATGTTGGGACAAAGAGCAACAAGTAGTTTTGAGAGTGTATCAGGTAAAACATCGCAGATCATCCCAAGGCCAGTATCAGTAATGCTGGAACTAAAaaccaacaaacaaacaaaaacatgcCTCAACATATACTCTTCACGTGAACAAGCACAAAGGAGATATAGATATGATATATTGAGCAAGAACAAAACATACCCACTCAAATCAAGTAGCTCAAGGTTTGTGTAACTTGAGGAAATGGCATCTACAGACGCATCGGTGATATCTATTCCAAGAACTAGCGACAGCATTCTCAAACACCTGTACGATACGGAAACTGACATCGATCTTAAGAAACAACTGTTCTCTCAGTGGAACACTGGACTAAGAGTCCTAGAGAGACGCAAATATGATTTTTACAACAAAACCGAGAGATTAGACAAACCTGAAATTCACAGCAGTAAGAGCAAGTACAACGGTATGTGAAAGCTTCAGAGAGGCAACGTGAATGTTCTGCAATCTAGTGCAAGTCCTTCCCAAACCATCAACCATTGTTACAAGATCAGTTGAATCACCTTCTTGTTGAGAAAACTCAAGTGAGATTTCTATAAGATTTGGACAGTTGAATATCtgaaaaaaatagaacaaaGTAATATGAtggtttatatatacaaattatctTCCCAAACTTTGGGCgcaagagaaaaataaaaaaaaaggaaattcaaTTACCATCTTCGAGAGAGAATGAAGATCTGAAAGCCAAAGAGTAGAAAGGCTTGTTGAAGTAAGGGAAAATCCTCCCAAGTTGGAACATCCTTCCATCTTAAGGCTTGTAAGTCCACGTTTATTAGAAACAAAGCGACCCAGCTCATCCCTATacatacaacaacaacaaaaagaacaaTTGAAAACATATCCAGAGAAGagcaaacaagtaataaaaataaatcaaaaccataAATCCTCTAAGAAGCAAGTCTATGATGCATCACATGCGAAATGACTACTTAATACAAATGAAATTATAGCAAACACCACCAAAATCTCAATATTCATGGCAAGAACCCACGGTTTCCATTTAGTGAATGCAGCTTAGAGATTAAGTAGCCTAGCCCTAGTGTAGCATAGCAAATAAGACAGCTAAAGCCAGATTCATAGAAGAGCAAACAACTGTCTATCGATTAAAACACAAAACTAATCAGAAGCAAGTCTTTGATGCATCAAATGCAAAATGACTGCTTAGTATAGAGAAAACGATAgcaaacatcactcaaactctataCACATAGCATGAACCCACAATTTCCATTTTCTGACTGCAGCATATAGAGGAAGTGGCCTAATCCTAGTGTAGCATAGCATTAAGGACAATCAAAAACAGGTTCATAGAAGAGCAAACAACTGTTTTAAAATCGATCAAACCTATAAATCAAGTCAGAAGCAAGTCTATGATGTATCACATGCAAAATTACTGCTTTGTACATATGAATTTACAGCAAGAACAAAAACAGTTAAAAAACTCGATTGTCATTGTTTCTTATTGAAATTACTCAGATTTATCATCACTTCATGTCACCACTTAGTGTCAAGATCTTACCCAGAAATCCTATTGACAGCTGCGCCACAAGTTAAAATCTCCAAAACCTCCAGATTAGGACAAGAAAAAGCAATGCATGCCAGAGTTGTCGCATCAAAATCACTGCAAGCAACAATCAGAAACTCGAATTAATTCTAATGTCTCTTAATTACTCATTATATTAACAAATTAGTATGACCAATCACAGATCTAAGTTAGATCCAATCACCTCTCGAGTTTAAGAGTCAGAGTAACAAGTCCAGGACACTTCTGCAACAACGATCCAACGTAACCAATCTGAGCCCTCTTCGGAACCCTAATCCTCAGCTCCTCCGCCGCTTTCCACATCTTCCTCGCCGTCTCTCTCCACCCTTTACAAACCCTAGCCGCCATCAGCAACCCAGACGGAGGCAGCCTCTTAAGCACCTCCCATAGCCCCACCGCGTGAAACCTCCCCGGCTGAACAATCTCCGTATCCAAACTCAGATCCGTCAGATCCGTCTCGTCACGCGCGTCCACGTCATCGTCGAAAGACAACGCGCGGCGTAAGTTAGTGAAAGACTGACGCAGCGGCGCGGAGGATAGGGAAACGACGGTGGAGCGGGTGGAGGACGCCGCGGCGGCGATGGAGGTCACCGGCTCGGGAGCGATCGGAGTGCTGGGGACGTCGAGAGGAGGGAGATGGCATACGTGGCCTTTCTTGGGCTGGCCGCATCGTCCGCAACTGTAACTCCCGCGGTTTTTTCTCGCTCGTTGCGATTTAAGGGCGGCTGAGATCGCTACGTTGGCGGTGGCTGGAGGGATATGCGGCTGAGGCTGCAtcgttgagagagagagagagagggattgAGATTTGGAGTGATGAGATTAGATTCGAGAGAGAGGGAGAAAGATGATAAAAGGAGGAGGGAAGGTGCGGCGGGAGATGAAATGGTGTTTTCGCGCGAGTACACAGTAAgcaaaaattgttaaaaacttattttaacTTAGCCGCTCAGCTAGAAAGAGAAGGGAGCGTGAAGGCTACTGTGAGGATTGTTAAATTACTGATTTGCCCCTTTTGGTTTGTTCAAACGGCACGTGATTTGTAGACGTTGGGTGAAAATAGTTGactatttattttagttttttgtaaGGGAGAAGATTCTCTCTATAAAAACGAATTGATTACTAGTTATAGTGAAAGTAAAGacaatatttgtttattaatcGTGTCGTGATATGCTAATAAATATGTTTAGATTGCATTAATTCAATGTGAttggactttttttttattatggtaAGAAATCGGATTGctgttcaaaatatattaatggtGTTGTTGGAATACAAATAGTGATTCCTAGTTGattttttactatatttaaTTGTGATTTTTGACTATTTTTAGTTACGACTAAGTATAGCAACATGTTAATCTTATAATGTTTGTATTTTGTCTAGATATTTAACTTCAAATTTGTTAACAAGATATTTTTCTGTAGATGAGCTGTAATTGTGTATTTGTATACAGCTCATAAGTCTCAtttcatcatatttttattaaaaaataaaacatgtatAAGAAAATGTTTCTATACAATTAATTGTttctatacaaaaattaaataaaaatataaaaaatgtttctataCAATTAATTGTTCGATTGTAATACTTAATTGTATAGAAACATTTTCTTatacatgttttattttttaataaaaatatgatgaaaTGAGACTTATGTATGACCCACAAGTTTAGAGACTGCTTGAAACCGTATATTTTATTCAGCTAGGATTAGCTAAGATGTAAAGTGAATCCCTCATTACAATGCACAATAACTCAAAAGTCATCGGTTTTATTGCTCTAACCAAAACCACCTTTCAAAATAGTTATAACTACTCCCAAGAAAAAACGTTGGCTAAGAACTCAAATTTTCAATCATCAGTCGACGTATAAAATTGTTTTACTTATTCAACCACGAAAATGCGATACTGGAAGGGCAATACAGCCACCACTACAACGGAAAAAGAATTGAAAACCTTCAATTTTAGGAGCTCTCGTAAAAATCACTTTCCGAATATCAGAATTTGGTCGTGTATGTTAAACGATTAACAGTATGCACGATGGTTATGACATCTCCACGCGAcataaataacttaaaaacGTTGGCTAGAGAACTCGATCACTCCTGACCAAAAAAAGCTTCTTCTTAACGGATAATGTGCTCCTGCAAACACaaattacatattattttctaGTGTGAGGTCTACTTTCTTCGACATATGGCATGGAAGGTATCAGTTGAACCAAGGCTCAAGCAATTTGGTTTAAAGTAGTATAGAGTCGCCTCAAGCCAGCCACAAAGTAAATGTACAATTGATAAAATATTGAAGTTTATTTCGCCCTACTCGAAAGGACTATACTTCCTCACAAATAAATCGAACTCTCTTTGCTTTTAAGGTGGGTAGAATCAGAGCTTTGTTCAGGCTATGAGCTAATTGCATTGCATGTCCTTTCTAGTATTATATGAATACGGAGGAAACTGGTGAATACCTTGTCAGGGAGCTCCAATGTCGTCAATCCAAATTCTCTTGCGGCCTTCTCTAGACAGCTGTTTTAGCCTCAACACTTGCCTTTCCCTGAAAGAAAATTGAGAATATCCATCTTTTAATGATGCTGCAAAACAGTGAAACTAGATGGAAAAGAAACAAACCTCAGAGGATTCTTTGCGGATCTTCCTGGTTGGAGTCCTCATAGTGACAAACTCCTCAGCTGCTGTAGGGTGAACACCCACTGTAGCGTCAAAGTCGGCCTTAGTTAAGCCAGCTTTTACTGCCACTCCAAATCCCTGCcaaattgaaaaagaaaaatcattttaaatcatGTATATGTTTCCGTGTTTATGATTCAGAGAAGATGAAAAATGTTTGATAGTGAAACCTGGATGATTTCGGGTGAATCCTCTCCACACATGTGAACACCGAGGACTTTATTGGTGTTTGCACAGACAATGAGTTTCATAAACACCCTGTCTGGAAGTCCTGAAAGAGTAGCCTTTAATGGCTTGAAGTTTGATGTGAAAACATCGATGTCTCCATATTGTTCTATGGCCTGCAATGCAAACACGTCTGTTAGCATTTATAAGCGGTGACATATGATATACCATAGACCATGTTGTCGAAAAAGTGTTCTGTTTTACCTGCTCTTCAGTTAGACCAACTGTTCCAATAGGTGGCTGGGAGAAAACGGCGCAGGGAACAGCTCTAGTTGAATAAAGAAACACAGAAAGATTAAAAGACAGTTATAAAATCTTACAAGGTATAAACATCAAAAGTTAACAGTCGTCATGATTGTAAGTGTTACCTATAATCAGGCTTTGTTGGATCATTTTGGAACAAGGTTTTCGCCAATGCCATTCCCTCCATCAAGGCGACTGGAGTCAAATTGATCCGGTCAGTGACATCCCCAACAGCATAGATGGAAGGAACAGATGTCCTTGAATATTCATCAACCTTACCAAACAAAGTGGCCACAAGGAGCACAAATACACATTATATAACCAGGCATAAAATGAGAACTTAACCATTTGATCATACCTCTATTGCTCCATTTTTCGCCAATTTTACGCCAACATTTTCCAACCCTAAGTTCTGTTATAACAACAACATTACACCAATGatcaaaatcaaattctaagATCATTGTAGTAGCTTACATAGTAAGTCATACACAAGGGGCTCCAACTTTTAGTTTACCTTGGAAGATCTACAAAAGTAATGAACTAAGCTAAAACTTATACCTTAGTATTAGGCTTGCGACCAGTTGCAAACATAACATGCGAAAACCCATCAACAGTTCCCTTGCTGGTCTTCAGAGAGAATGAGCCATCTCCAGCTTTGATGATGGCTTCAGGTGATTCCTCTGTGTGGAACTCAATGCCTCTCAAAGACATCTGCTCCCCAACAAAATCCCTAACCtatgaaaaaaaagaacacttgaaattaaaaaaataaaaataaccaaaaggATAATGAAAGCAGCCAAAGTCATTCTGAAGTTACTCACATCTTCATCAAACCCCCTCAGCACCTTCTTTTGCCTTATAAATACATGAACTTCACTGCCAAGACCATTAAAGATTCCCGCAAACTCCAGAGCTATGTAGCCACCACCAACGATTGCAATCTTCTCGGGCTTGGAAGGTAAATCAAGCGCTGCATCTGAATCTATGGCAAACTCTCTTCCTGGAATGTCAGGAATGAAGGGACGTCCACCAACTGCAATCAGAATATTCCTCGAAGTATATATTTTCCCATCTACATCAACAGTGTGTGGGTCTATAACCTACacacaaagacaaaaaaaatcaaactcaaaatccattaaaaaaaactatatataaacttTGAGCTTGAGCCCTACCTTTCCACGACCTTCGATCAACTTGACATTAGCATTGTTGAGTATATTCTTGTAGATACCAGTAAGGCGCTGCAGCTCAGCGTTCTTGTTGGCAATCAATGTACTCCAATCATGAGAAGGCTCGGTGTCATACTTCCAACCAAAGCCGTGACTGTCTTCAAACTCGTGAGTGTATTTGGATGCATAGACAAGTAACTTCTTTGGTACACATCCTCTTAGTACACACCTGTcgattaaaccaaaaaaaaagagatgactTTGAGATCTAACACAGCTTGAAATGTGCTTTGAGAATGTAGTAACGGTTATAACTAGCTTTGTCAAGACAAGATCAAAGTGCTGTCTCAAAAAACACTGAAGATGTATGTAGTTGCAGCGACTAAATCAAATACCGAGCAGGAGATGTATCGAAACAAGCTAAGAGGAGAGGGAAGCTTACGTTCCTCCGACGCCACCGGCGGTATCGGAAGAGATGGTGGAAAAGGGGAGCTCGCAGACGGCGGCGGACGCTCCGTAGCTCGTGGCGAATCGGGAGGCGCGGACGCCGCCGCTTCCGGCGCCGATGGTGAAGAGATCAAAGTCGTAGTGGCGGTCCGAGTCTGCTCCGTTGTCGTTTTGCGCACGGACGGAAAAGCGGCGAGAGGAGGAGGAGTAGTAGCGGTGGTTTGAGACTGAGGCGACGCGGGGACGGAGAGAGGAGAGATAGGATAAGGTTTTAGGGAGGGAACGAGAGGTTGGAGAAGATGGTAGGTTGATTGCGATCGGGAGTTTTCTGCAGAGGATTTGAAGAGATGGGGATGATGAGATTGTAGTGGTCAGCTTCGGAGTCGAAGCCATCTTCGCGTCTCTTTTCTCTCtgtcttaatttttttgtttgttcctGTGAGGTTTCTGTGCGTATTGTCACGGACTGATTTCTTCACAACAATCAGGACGTGCGGCCTTAGTACCTTTCCACCCTTGTGGTTACTAAGTCAGCCTTTCGGACAAACTCGATCAGcacttagagagagaaagtgtgaATACTTTTAGAGAGAAGTCAGAGCTTTAGAAAGTACTTGATTTTATAACTTGGTGAATGATTTACAAATGAGGCTTCACCCCCTATTTATACAAAATCACCTCCTCAACGGACGGTGGAGATCGAACCGATCTAACGGCTCAGATCATTTCCTTCCTATGAAGTAACTTCAACATGAAGTACTTCACTCTTAAGCTACTTCCTCCTAAAGTATTCTACACACTTCCAtccttattttatattatccataCTTAGATATTTTACAAGCTTAAACTTAAGAAAAATACTAAGTATGGTCGGTTTTAAACCTCTCGGTCCCGACCCATTATTTCTTCAAAAGTTGGGGCGTGACATCCTCCCCCACCTATGCTGGTGACGCCCTCGTCGCCATGTATGCCTTCAGTGCGTCCCGGAATTGCCACAAGTCCTCTTCCGGTTCCCAAGTTGCTTCCGCCTCCGGCAGTCCCTTCCATTTGATGAGAAAATGGGTCTGTCTTGGGACTCCTCGCTTCCTGACTTCTTTGGACGCCAGTACTTCCCCAATCTCCTTGTCATAAGACTTGGTCATGACTGGTGGTGCCCTGGTCGAGACGCCTCTGTCTTGGTCGTCCATATCAGCCTGGTACGGCTTCAGCATGCTCACATGAAAGACCGGATGGATCTTAAGTGTATCCGGTAGGTCAAGTCGGTAGGAAACCTTTCCCACCTTCCCAACTATCTCGAACGGCCCTTCGTACCTCCGGATCAAGCCTTTGTGTAGGCTCCGGAATGCCTTGAACTGTTGTGGAAGTAACTTCACAAGTACAAGGTCGCCCACTGAGTACTCCGAAGGCCGTCTCTTCTCATCTGCCCACTTCTTCATACGCTTACGGGACTTCTCCAAACATGCTCGGGCCTGATCCGCATGTTCTTCCCACTGCTTGACCATGATAAACGCCCCTGGACTTCTCCCCTCAGTCCTTGGTGCAGCCAAAGTATGTGGAGTTAGTGGCTGTTGTCCCGTTGCGAGCTCGAATGGACTGCGTCCTGTCGCCTCGCTGCGTTGAAGGTTGTAAGAGAACTGGGCTATATCCAGCAACTTCGCCCAGTCTCGTTGGTTGGCGCTTACAAAGTGACGGAGATAACTCTCAAGCAAGGCATTCACCCTTTCGGTCTGCCCATCAGATTGCGGGTGAAAGCTTGTTGAGAAACTTAGTTCTGTCCCAAGCATTTTGAACAGCTCCGTCCATAAGCGCCCGGTGAATCGTGGATCACGATCACTCACGATGTTCCGCGGAAGTCCCCATAACTTAACCACGTTTTTGAAAAACGCCCTTGCTGCCTCTTCCGCGGTGCAGTCCCGGTCGCAAGCCACGAACGTCCCATACTTAGAGAATCGGTCCACAATCACCAGGATGGATCCGAACCCTTCGGACTTAGGCAATGCGCTGATGAAGTCTAGGGAAACCGAGTCCCATGGTCTCTCTGGAATCGGAAGTGGCTGTAGCAAACCCGCGGACTGCTTGTTCTCCGTCTTGTCTTGCTGGCAAACAAGACAAGTCTTCACATAAAGTTCCACGGTATCCCTCATCCGTGGCCAGTAGTATCCTGCTTCGATAAGTGCCATTGTTCTCTTCTGTCCCGGATGGCCCGCCCATCGGGTATCATGGCACTCCCGAATGATGTCTCGTCGAAGACTTTCCCACTTAGGCACATAAAGTCTTCGACCTTTGGTATAGAGTAGCCCGTTCTCTACCCAAAATCGATGCACCTTCCCTTCGTTGGATAGTTTCACCAGCTCCTTAGCGACTGGATCGCGTTCCAGCCCCTCTCGGATTCGAGCCATAATGGTCCCCTCGACTTGGCTCATTGCTGCTAGCTCTGCTTTCCGACTTAGtgcatcggccaccacattCACCTTTCCTGGCTTGTACTCCAAAGTGTAATCGAACTCAGCCAGGAAGTCTTGCCATCTTGCCTGTTTCGGGGACAGCTTCTTCTGGGTCTGAAAGTAGCTCGTCGCCACGTTGTCCGTTTTGACTGAGAAGTGCGATCCCAGAAGATAGTGTCTCCAAACTCGTAAGCAATGGACTATCGCGGTCATCTCCTTCTCTTGAACCGTGTACCGCCGTTCAGTCTCATTGAGCTTGCGGCTCTCAAAGGCAATTGGGTGTCCATTTTGCATCAGCACTCCCCCGATGGCAAAGTCGGAGGCATCCGTGTGTAACTCGAAAGGGAGACTGAAGTCGGGTAAGGCAAGGACGGGTTCCTGGCTTACTGCAGTCTTCAGCTCCTCGAAGGCTTCTTGGCAACGTCCGGACCAGTCCCATGTCTTCCCCTTCTTGAGAAGGTCCGTCAGTGGTGCTGCCTTCCTTGAATATCCCTCGATGAACCGACGATAGTAGTTGACCAGACCAAGGAAAGATCTCAACTTCGTCACCTTGGTCGGGGCCTCCCACTCCATAATCGCCTTGACCTTCGGTTCATCCATCTTCAGCTTTCCATGGCCGATAACATGGCCAAGGAACTGAACTTCCTCAGTGGCAAACGTGCACTTCTCCCTCTTCACGAACAGTTCGTTTTCTCGGAGAACCCGGAAAACTGTCCGTAGGTGCTCTACATGCTCCTCCATCGAGTTGCTGTAGATGACTATGTCGTCTAAGTATGCCACCACGAACCGATCCAAGTAGGGTTGTAGGATCTGGTTCATAAGGGTGCAAAACGTGGCTGGGGCGTTCGTAAGCCCGAAGGGCATCACCAACCACTCGAACGACCCATACCGCGTTATGCACGCAGTCTTCGGCTCATCCCCTTCCGCTATCCGGACTTGATAGTAACCCTTCTGCAAGTCCATCTTCGTATAGACTTTTGCCCCACCAAGTCTATCGAATAGGTCGGCAATCAGCGGAATGGGATAACGGTTCTTGATCGTCACCTTGTTAAGGGCCCGGTAGTCCACGCACATCCTCAACGAACCATCATGCTTCTTTTGGAACAAAACCGGGGCGCCATAAGGTGCCTTCGACGGTCTCAGCTTCCCCGTCGATAACAACTCATCGAGTTGTTTCCTCAACTCCTCCAGCTCGGATGGAGCCATCCTATAAGGTGCCATAGATGGTGGTTTGGCTCCCGGCTCCAACTCGATCTGATGGTCCACCGCCCTCCTCGGTGGTAACTTCTCAGGCAACTTAGCTGGCATCACGTCCTTGTTCTCCTCAAGGACTGCCTCGACGACTTGTGGGATAGACTCCACGTTCTTGGGCTGATCCTCCACCTTCATCATAGCCAAAAACGTGGGTTCACCCTTCTTCACCCCCTTGGTGAGCTGCATCGCCGATAGTTGCCTCGTCCCATCGGTTTTCTCTTCCAAGGCTGGAATCATGCACGGTGATCCCTTCTCGAGTATGCATACCGAGCTCAACGCAGGCATGGGTATGGCTGAGACTTGTCTCATGAATTCCATACCCAAGACTACCTTGAAGTCGTCCATAGGAATGACTGAGAAGTTCACCGGACCATTCCAGCTTCCCAATTTCATCCCGACCCCTCGGGCTATCCCATGGACTGGTTGAGCCTTGGCGTTCACCGTCTTCATCCAACCGTCCTTCTTGGACCACTTGACACCAAGTCTCACAGCTTCGTCTATCGCCATGAAGTTGTGAGTGGCGCCCGTGTCCACCATCACTCGGGTCGGTTTGTCATTGATCCGAGCCTCGACATACATGAGCCCCTTGCTCGTTGGCTTTACCACCGGGTTAGCCTTCAGGGCGTTGAGAAGCTGCAACGATCCCATCTTTCCCGGCTCCTCTTCTGGAGACTCGGTGTCCCGACTCTCCATGATTGCGGACAAGGATCCCATTTTTGGACAGTCCTTCATCGCATGTGGCCCCTTGCACACAAAGCACCCTCCCTTAGGAACGAAGGACTTTTTCCTTGCCTCGAAGTCTTCCCGTCGAGCACCCCTCTCAAAACTCCTTGAGTTGGATGGTCGGGAAGTATCCCGTCTCGCTCCCCCACCTTTGGCCACGAcctgctccttcttctttgaGGACTCGGACGGACCAGAGGTGCGGAAGTCAGTTAGCGACTCAGCCACCGCAATGGCTTCGTCCACTGTCTTGACTCCCCGACGCTGTAACTCTTGTTTGG
The nucleotide sequence above comes from Brassica napus cultivar Da-Ae chromosome A9, Da-Ae, whole genome shotgun sequence. Encoded proteins:
- the LOC106416314 gene encoding F-box/LRR-repeat protein 17 — translated: MQPQPHIPPATANVAISAALKSQRARKNRGSYSCGRCGQPKKGHVCHLPPLDVPSTPIAPEPVTSIAAAASSTRSTVVSLSSAPLRQSFTNLRRALSFDDDVDARDETDLTDLSLDTEIVQPGRFHAVGLWEVLKRLPPSGLLMAARVCKGWRETARKMWKAAEELRIRVPKRAQIGYVGSLLQKCPGLVTLTLKLESDFDATTLACIAFSCPNLEVLEILTCGAAVNRISGDELGRFVSNKRGLTSLKMEGCSNLGGFSLTSTSLSTLWLSDLHSLSKMIFNCPNLIEISLEFSQQEGDSTDLVTMVDGLGRTCTRLQNIHVASLKLSHTVVLALTAVNFRCLRMLSLVLGIDITDASVDAISSSYTNLELLDLSGSSITDTGLGMICDVLPDTLSKLLVALCPNITSSGIQFATAQLPLLELMDCGMTVSDPNSDNPLTPQKTSGYNQKMFIKHKRMKKLSLWGCSSLDALFLNCPELKDLNLNSCNNLQPESLVIQCPKLEIVHASGCQKLLTVAIRKQVSENFAAGENHMTRKRLADGSKRIQAPPSLYQETREDDENYPAKKRRKIEREVCTIID
- the LOC106415186 gene encoding glutathione reductase, chloroplastic, which encodes MASTPKLTTTISSSPSLQILCRKLPIAINLPSSPTSRSLPKTLSYLSSLRPRVASVSNHRYYSSSSRRFSVRAQNDNGADSDRHYDFDLFTIGAGSGGVRASRFATSYGASAAVCELPFSTISSDTAGGVGGTCVLRGCVPKKLLVYASKYTHEFEDSHGFGWKYDTEPSHDWSTLIANKNAELQRLTGIYKNILNNANVKLIEGRGKVIDPHTVDVDGKIYTSRNILIAVGGRPFIPDIPGREFAIDSDAALDLPSKPEKIAIVGGGYIALEFAGIFNGLGSEVHVFIRQKKVLRGFDEDVRDFVGEQMSLRGIEFHTEESPEAIIKAGDGSFSLKTSKGTVDGFSHVMFATGRKPNTKNLGLENVGVKLAKNGAIEVDEYSRTSVPSIYAVGDVTDRINLTPVALMEGMALAKTLFQNDPTKPDYRAVPCAVFSQPPIGTVGLTEEQAIEQYGDIDVFTSNFKPLKATLSGLPDRVFMKLIVCANTNKVLGVHMCGEDSPEIIQGFGVAVKAGLTKADFDATVGVHPTAAEEFVTMRTPTRKIRKESSEGKASVEAKTAV